From a region of the Corallococcus coralloides DSM 2259 genome:
- the plsX gene encoding phosphate acyltransferase PlsX, whose protein sequence is MVGKPQHITIAFDVMGSDHGPAEVVRGAAQLSLESPHIHALLVGDRPVIDEALAGIKHNGERISVHHAGDYVGMDEKPGEALARKPESSVAVAARLVAEGEAHALVSAGNTGAGVLACKRHFQLIPGVRRAALATVYPTRGVRGAKQDPFSLILDVGATVEATAEDLVAFAVMGSAYARIISRNERPKVALLSNGVEPQKGPPRVVEAHQRLSQMAGLNFTGNVEGIDIPRGTVDVIVTDGFVGNVCLKMLEGVHDTVMELAQYAYKESLRWRAGLAMLSSGIERLKDITDWEQYGGAPILGFDRIFIKAHGRSKARAIANAGKVAAKAVANELGTAIQEGLAK, encoded by the coding sequence ATGGTGGGCAAGCCGCAGCACATCACCATCGCGTTCGACGTGATGGGGAGCGATCACGGCCCGGCGGAGGTGGTGCGAGGCGCCGCCCAGCTTTCGCTGGAGTCTCCGCACATCCACGCGCTGCTCGTGGGGGACCGGCCGGTCATCGACGAGGCCCTGGCGGGCATCAAGCACAACGGGGAGCGCATCTCCGTGCACCACGCGGGCGACTACGTGGGCATGGACGAGAAGCCCGGCGAGGCGCTGGCGCGCAAACCCGAGTCCTCCGTGGCGGTGGCCGCCCGGCTGGTGGCGGAAGGGGAAGCGCATGCGCTCGTCTCCGCGGGCAACACGGGCGCGGGCGTGCTCGCGTGCAAGCGCCACTTCCAGCTGATTCCCGGCGTGCGCCGCGCGGCCCTGGCCACGGTGTACCCCACGCGGGGTGTGCGCGGGGCGAAGCAGGACCCGTTCAGCCTCATCCTCGACGTGGGCGCCACGGTGGAGGCCACCGCGGAGGACCTGGTGGCGTTCGCCGTCATGGGCAGCGCCTACGCGCGCATCATCTCCCGCAACGAGCGGCCCAAGGTGGCGCTCTTGTCCAACGGCGTCGAGCCGCAGAAGGGGCCGCCGCGCGTGGTGGAGGCGCACCAGCGGCTGTCGCAGATGGCGGGGCTCAACTTCACGGGGAACGTGGAGGGCATCGACATCCCGCGCGGCACGGTGGACGTCATCGTCACGGACGGCTTCGTGGGCAACGTGTGCCTGAAGATGCTGGAGGGCGTGCACGACACGGTGATGGAGCTGGCCCAGTACGCCTACAAGGAGAGCCTGCGCTGGCGCGCGGGCCTGGCCATGCTGTCCTCCGGGATTGAACGGCTGAAGGACATCACGGACTGGGAGCAGTACGGCGGCGCGCCCATCCTCGGGTTCGACCGCATCTTCATCAAGGCGCACGGCCGCTCCAAGGCGCGCGCCATCGCGAACGCGGGCAAGGTGGCCGCGAAGGCGGTGGCGAACGA